A single Lactuca sativa cultivar Salinas chromosome 8, Lsat_Salinas_v11, whole genome shotgun sequence DNA region contains:
- the LOC111915266 gene encoding uncharacterized protein LOC111915266 produces the protein MEHKNLKEKFTKKMYAFSFEQIAIELSSFNSDAVQPVLQFLTSFLYNLVKYENHSFFLQKKGFDYWMKVNDEKNYAFLKHIGCSQHRNAVAFAENLMNQEAHIENIIMKQNEEQILKNRLRLKASIDTVRWLTFQACALRGHDESPNSKNRGNFLQLLKLLASYNDEVANVILEKAPYNSKYTYGEIQKEILSIIANKVRKHIRSEVGDSYFCVMVDESRDESKKEKMAIVLRFVDVEGIIRERFLDLVQVRDTLSLTLKTDMWRQLLHYQFDVSKICGQGYDAERITSTFCASSKRHDESQKAKATEIEQLLELGEIESGKGLNQVGTLRRAGDTRWGSHFRSVCSLLNMFDCTRVVLQGIIDDVSATYSQRGDADAAYCFLKSFEFVFTLHLIKEIMGKTDVLPQALQKKSQDILNAMELVSATMESLNEFRNKGWDSLLAHVKFFFCEKHQIDMSDTNAPFTSTRYRPRKTDNHVTFEHFYRVDLFTATLDKQLHELNSRFNDQAMELLSLSSTLVSKEHPKVIKLDQICRLVEKYYPEDFTEQERIQLRYQLEIFNIDMTKNPKLSGVSTIADLWKGLVETQKRETYYLLDRVVRLILTLPVSTATTERGFSAMKIFKNRLRNTMSDDFLANNLVVYIEREIAENIDSKSVIDEFKDLKGRRAEL, from the exons ATGGAGCACAAGAATCTGAAGGAGAAGTTCACAAAGAAAAT GTATGCTTTCAGCTTTGAGCAAATAGCAATTGAGCTTTCAAGTTTCAATTCGGATGCTGTTCAACCTgttcttcagttcttgacttcTTTCCT ataCAATCTTGTGAAATATGAAAACCATTCATTCTTTCTTCAAAAGAAAG GATTTGACTATTGGATGAAAGTTAATGACGAGAAAAATTATGCATTCTTGAAGCACATTGGTTGTTCTCAACATAGAAATGCTGTTGCATTCGCTGAAAATTTGATGAATCAAGAAGCACACATTGAAAATATCATAATGAAGCAAAATGAAGAGCAAATATTGAAGAATCGTTTACGATTAAAAGCTTCGATTGACACAGTTCGTTGGTTGACATTCCAAGCATGTGCTTTAAGAGGACATGATGAATCTCCTAATTCCAAAAATCGTGGTAATTTTTTGCAACTACTAAAACTTCTAGCATCTTATAATGATGAAGTTGCAAATGTTATATTAGAGAAAGCTCCTTATAATTCAAAATATACTTATGGAGAAATTCAAAAAGAAATTCTTAGTATTATTGCAAATAAAGTTAGAAAGCATATTCGTAGTGAAGTGGGTGATTCATATTTTTGTGTCATGGTTGATGAGTCACGGGACGAGTCTAAAAAAGAGAAAATGGCGATAGTTTTGAGATTTGTTGATGTAGAAGGGATTATACGGGAAAGGTTCTTGGATTTGGTTCAAGTTAGGGATACCTTATCATTAACCCTAAAAACAGATATGTGGAGACAACTTTTGCACTATCAGTTTGATGTTAGTAAGATCTGTGGCCAAGGTTATGATGCTGAACGGATTACAAGCACTT tTTGTGCTTCCAGTAAGCGTCATGATGAGTCACAAAAGGCGAAGGCAACTGAGATTGAACAATTATTGGAACTAGGTGAAATCGAATCAGGCAAAGGATTGAATCAAGTTGGGACATTAAGAAGAGCGGGTGATACACGCTGGGGTTCTCATTTTCGTTCTGTTTGTAGTTTGCTTAACATGTTTGATTGTACTCGTGTTGTTCTCCAGGGAATAATTGATGACGTATCTGCTACTTATTCTCAACGCGGAGATGCTGATGCCGCTTACTGTTTCCTAAAATCATTTGAGTTTGTGTTTACTCTTCACTTGATAAAGGAAATAATGGGGAAAACTGATGTACTTCCTCAAGCTCTACAAAAGAAATCTCAAGATATTCTTAATGCCATGGAGTTAGTTTCAGCAACAATGGAGAGTCTAAATGAATTCAGAAACAAGGGATGGGACTCTTTACTTGCACatgtaaagttttttttttgtgaaaaacatcAAATAGATATGTCGGATACAAATGCTCCATTTACTTCTACTCGATACCGGCCTCGAAAAACAGATAATCATGTTACTTTTGAACATTTTTATCGAGTGGATTTGTTTACAGCCACATTGGACAAACAGTTACATGAGTTGAATAGTAGATTCAATGATCAGGCGATGGAGCTATTAAGTCTTAGTTCTACTTTAGTTTCAAAAGAACACCCTAAAGTGATTAAACTTGATCAAATTTGTCGTCTTGTTGAGAAGTATTATCCCGAAGATTTTACGGAGCAAGAGAGAATCCAATTAAGATATCAATTGGAGATTTTTAATATTGATATGACAAAGAATCCCAAGCTTAGTGGTGTATCAACTATTGCTGACTTATGGAAGGGTCTTGTGGAAACTCAGAAACGTGAGACGTATTATTTGCTTGATAGAGTGGTGCGGTTAATCTTGACACTTCCAGTTTCTACCGCAACAACAGAGAGGGGATTCTCAGCAATGAAAATATTCAAGAACCGTCTTCGCAATACGATGTCGGATGACTTTCTCGCAAACAACTTGGTGGTTTACATAGAAAGAGAAATTGCTGAAAACATTGATTCGAAGTCGGTAATTGATGAATTCAAAGACCTTAAAGGTCGTCGGGCTGAGTTGTAA